In Herbinix luporum, a single window of DNA contains:
- the yidD gene encoding membrane protein insertion efficiency factor YidD encodes MIKKILIFIIGLYKKFISPLKRTSVCKYTPTCSSYAIEALEKYGAVKGMYLAVRRILRCHPFHKGGYDPVP; translated from the coding sequence GTGATTAAGAAAATTCTCATTTTTATAATAGGTCTTTATAAGAAATTTATATCGCCTCTTAAAAGAACTTCCGTTTGTAAATATACTCCGACTTGTTCATCATATGCAATAGAAGCATTAGAAAAGTATGGAGCAGTAAAAGGAATGTATTTGGCAGTTAGGCGTATTTTAAGATGTCATCCTTTTCATAAGGGAGGATATGATCCGGTGCCTTAA